From a single Pseudalkalibacillus hwajinpoensis genomic region:
- a CDS encoding ROK family protein — protein sequence MENVYIGVDLGGTNLRVGLVDQNGQMLQYKQIPTEAEAGYETIIERMIALIKDVKKAYSAKSIGIGCPGPLNPFDGIVVSPPNLPGWKDIPITKLVEKEIGIPVYLVNDANAAALGEAMFGGGHGKDSSFYITVSTGIGGGYVQNNRLIQGEHGYSAEIGNMIIKPGGPKHANMNAGSLEALASGTSIAREGRERLGISGGTEEVFRYAEEGDQMAIAIIDEAVDALAIGIANLVHSVDPDVFILGGGVMKAKEMILPLLREKVDGYVYEGLRGKITIESAKLHDKAGIVGAAMHGRQKAENNRKEE from the coding sequence TTGGAGAACGTTTACATTGGTGTTGATCTTGGAGGCACGAATCTTCGTGTCGGACTTGTCGATCAGAACGGCCAGATGCTTCAGTATAAGCAAATTCCTACAGAAGCAGAGGCGGGTTACGAAACAATAATTGAGCGAATGATCGCATTAATTAAGGATGTAAAGAAGGCATACTCAGCTAAATCGATTGGGATTGGCTGTCCCGGTCCTCTCAATCCGTTTGATGGCATTGTTGTATCACCGCCGAATCTACCAGGCTGGAAGGACATACCGATTACAAAGCTTGTTGAAAAGGAAATTGGAATTCCGGTTTATCTTGTGAATGATGCAAATGCTGCTGCGCTTGGTGAAGCCATGTTTGGCGGTGGCCACGGTAAAGACAGCTCCTTTTACATAACTGTTAGTACAGGAATTGGCGGTGGATACGTGCAAAATAATCGCCTGATTCAGGGTGAACACGGATATAGTGCTGAGATTGGCAATATGATCATTAAACCTGGTGGTCCGAAACATGCCAATATGAATGCTGGTTCTCTTGAAGCACTGGCTTCAGGTACTTCAATTGCACGGGAAGGAAGAGAACGACTCGGTATAAGTGGTGGTACTGAAGAGGTGTTCCGGTATGCTGAAGAAGGAGACCAAATGGCCATTGCTATTATAGATGAAGCAGTCGATGCCCTGGCAATTGGCATTGCAAATCTTGTTCATTCTGTCGATCCAGATGTTTTTATACTTGGCGGAGGTGTCATGAAGGCAAAAGAAATGATTCTTCCACTCCTTCGTGAAAAAGTTGATGGCTATGTCTATGAAGGTCTTCGTGGAAAAATAACCATTGAATCGGCTAAGCTTCATGATAAGGCAGGTATCGTTGGCGCT